In Spirosoma pollinicola, the genomic window GCGTGGCGCATCCGTATCGACCAGCGCCCGTTGCAGGGCCTCGGCAAAGAGCTGGGGAGTACGGGCTATCTCGATAATGCCGGTAAAATCGTCCAGAATGGAAAATGGCGTTGCCACAACCGGCAAGCCGGCAGCCAGGTACTCGTTTATTTTAAGCGGATAAATAGTATACGTGTGCTTGTTGCACACAAATGGAATAATGCCCACACTCAGTTTTGCCAGTAAGGGGGGTAAATCGGCGGGTTGGCGGGGCGGAATAAATTTGACATTGGTATAGGTACTCAATCGCTTCGTCAAGGCTGGCTCATACACTTCGCCAATAAATTGAAAGTCAACATCCGGCATTGTACGGGCGCAGTACTCCATGAGGTCAATGTCGATTCGATTATCAGCCGAGCCGAGGTAACCAACGATTGGTTTTTGGGGCGGGTGTTGTTGAGCCAGTTGTCTGGCCTGGTTAAACAGATCGAAGTTGACTCCGTTCTTGACGCAGAACGTTTGAGGTTGCAGCTTCACCTTGTCCTGTTGTAAGGTTTCGGATGTTGTAATAACGGCATCGACGCGCCGGATGAATTCGTCTTCGTACCGGTTTCCGTGTCGGCTCATCCATTCGCCCGCCGTCGTGATTTCGTCAAAACAGTAATAGATCGTACCACACTCATTCAGCTTACCCAACAAAGGCAACCCAGCCACTGGGTTATACGCATTAATTACCAGTGGCCTGCGCATATCCAGGCGCTTCATGATGCCTTTCAGACTGCTGGTCAGCACGTTCGTATTCCAGCCAAGCAATCGATCGTGCGATTTTTGAGAGAGCCAGTTAATCGGCAACATCAGCGGTGGCGTCCAGACATACAGTTCGCCACCGGGTTCGGTCTTCACCTTCATCAACGGGTTTTTGAGCCGCATCGCTTCCCGAGCCGGCAACTCCTTTCGCCCCGTTGCCAGGTCTTTAACGGTGTACAGATAATCGACAAACAACACCCGGTTACGAACCGACAACTCAGTCATGAGCTGCACAACGGCCTTCTGAAAATCGCCCGTCCAGGGGGTTTGTGTAATACAAATGATGCTGTCAAATTGCTTCATAACGATCAAGCTTAAGTGAGGCAGTTTCTTCAGTCACGGAGCCGTCAATTGATGGGGCGGTGTCCCAACGGTTGCAGGTTGCAACCAGCATGGTACTGATAAAAATCACACTACTGGTTGGAAATTGACCCAGCACCGGATTCGAATATCCCATGAGGGCAATCCCGACAAATTCGGCCAGAAATC contains:
- a CDS encoding glycosyltransferase, with product MKQFDSIICITQTPWTGDFQKAVVQLMTELSVRNRVLFVDYLYTVKDLATGRKELPAREAMRLKNPLMKVKTEPGGELYVWTPPLMLPINWLSQKSHDRLLGWNTNVLTSSLKGIMKRLDMRRPLVINAYNPVAGLPLLGKLNECGTIYYCFDEITTAGEWMSRHGNRYEDEFIRRVDAVITTSETLQQDKVKLQPQTFCVKNGVNFDLFNQARQLAQQHPPQKPIVGYLGSADNRIDIDLMEYCARTMPDVDFQFIGEVYEPALTKRLSTYTNVKFIPPRQPADLPPLLAKLSVGIIPFVCNKHTYTIYPLKINEYLAAGLPVVATPFSILDDFTGIIEIARTPQLFAEALQRALVDTDAPRVQQRVDMAQANSWKHRAKEFESVIQSLPKFWRQEQTATLLNSH